The Catenuloplanes niger genome includes a window with the following:
- a CDS encoding nucleoside deaminase, producing the protein MTDRRFLDQAVAAAVANVGTGGGPFGALVVRAGEVVATGVNQVTSTLDPTAHAEVVAIRGACRALGTFKLDGCVLVSSCEPCPLCLAAALWARVDRVVYAADRHDAAEAGFDDRAFYDLFARPRAEWPVPVVQADATDRVAPFTAWTNRPDRVEY; encoded by the coding sequence ATGACGGATCGGCGGTTCCTGGACCAGGCGGTGGCGGCCGCGGTGGCGAACGTGGGCACCGGCGGCGGGCCGTTCGGCGCGCTGGTGGTACGCGCCGGCGAGGTGGTCGCGACCGGCGTCAACCAGGTCACCAGCACGCTCGACCCGACCGCGCACGCGGAGGTGGTGGCGATCCGGGGCGCCTGCCGCGCGCTCGGCACGTTCAAGCTGGACGGCTGCGTGCTGGTCAGCTCGTGCGAGCCGTGCCCGTTGTGCCTGGCCGCCGCGCTGTGGGCCCGGGTGGACCGGGTGGTCTACGCGGCGGACCGGCACGACGCGGCGGAGGCGGGCTTCGACGACCGCGCGTTCTACGACCTGTTCGCCCGGCCGCGCGCGGAGTGGCCCGTGCCGGTGGTGCAGGCGGACGCGACCGACCGGGTGGCGCCTTTTACCGCGTGGACGAACCGGCCGGACCGGGTCGAGTACTGA
- a CDS encoding class I SAM-dependent methyltransferase, with the protein MSEESDNRPQVDRGAGPVLGTPGEVTAALQDVVTALLRAPAGAPLRALEAGAGKRIRLDVPEDAYIVGVDTDDTAMNLNPRLHERVVGDLHDYVASPDSFDLITCWYVLEHVERPEDLIARFARMIAPGGLVVLAVPHLWSPKSLFTKLTPHAFHVWFRRRVLGFPNAGRPGYGPYPTTLRRTIAPAAITALVARHGLAPVFEGYFEDEKQARFRRRLGITGRRWSLVRGLVRALSLGRLDAARSEYVVVLRRDPARPRPALSESLSTRA; encoded by the coding sequence ATGTCGGAAGAATCGGACAATAGGCCTCAGGTCGACCGGGGTGCCGGCCCAGTCCTCGGCACCCCCGGTGAGGTGACGGCCGCGCTCCAGGACGTCGTGACGGCGCTGCTCCGGGCGCCCGCCGGGGCACCGTTGCGCGCGCTGGAGGCCGGTGCCGGCAAGCGTATCCGCCTCGACGTGCCGGAGGACGCGTACATCGTCGGCGTGGACACCGACGACACCGCGATGAACCTGAACCCGCGGCTGCACGAACGGGTCGTCGGCGACCTGCACGACTACGTCGCCTCACCGGACTCCTTCGACCTGATCACCTGTTGGTACGTGCTGGAGCACGTCGAACGGCCGGAGGACCTGATCGCCCGGTTCGCCCGGATGATCGCGCCGGGCGGCCTGGTGGTGCTCGCGGTGCCGCACCTGTGGAGCCCGAAGTCGCTGTTCACCAAGCTCACGCCGCACGCGTTCCACGTCTGGTTCCGCCGCCGGGTGCTCGGCTTCCCGAACGCGGGCCGGCCCGGCTACGGCCCGTACCCGACCACGCTGCGCCGCACCATCGCACCGGCCGCGATCACCGCACTGGTCGCCCGGCACGGTCTGGCCCCGGTCTTCGAGGGCTACTTCGAGGACGAGAAGCAGGCCCGGTTCCGCCGGCGGCTCGGCATCACCGGCCGGCGCTGGTCGCTGGTCCGCGGCCTGGTCCGCGCGCTCAGCCTGGGCCGGCTCGACGCGGCCCGCAGCGAGTACGTGGTGGTGCTGCGCCGCGACCCGGCCAGGCCGCGCCCGGCGCTCAGCGAGTCGCTCTCCACCCGCGCCTAG
- a CDS encoding diguanylate cyclase yields the protein MVLVDEVLYESERTLVTRRPTGGVVSKRLRGPGAEERARHERAMLERAAGVPGVPALVATGEDDVVALVDPVGGRTLGAALADGPLPLADALRLATGLAGTLAGLHRRGLLHRDITPANVLLGLDGTATLIDFGLATAQVEGPDTGRLIGTLAYVAPEQTGRTGRGVDQRADLYGLGATLYAALTGRAPFGDDVAPASGAAPGPDPLRLVHDILVAVPEEPAVLNERVPIVLSAIVMRLLEKEPDHRYQSAEGLAHDLDRVAQRRLTGFTLGERDFPARLVAPARPAGRAAELAALRTAVTTGVPLVTIGGPPEIGRTSLLAEVRPLAEDAGARFVSGRCDPRRADGGADGLREAFRVLGGLLLTEPEPVLAATRDRLREALGENAALVADVVPEFGLVLGLAPAPDPTGPAPAPPDSAQLENRLVQTASALLRAVASPAYPLVLALDDFHLAPQIAARSVETIVAADPVPGVTLVVTHRDPAPVLTEPAGETVRLRLGGLPPDAVAELIAEVLRAPVADPAGLAAAVHERTGGHPAETLALLNELRTTGTLRIGADGWTWDPDALRRHLGEGDAGERLAARIRALPEPAREVLTATVCLGGDAAPELLGAAVGRPAGAVLEALAPALDDGLAAFAGDRVRITHERVRDALRHGAVAARTGIARRLAADPTHRRIAAELLLEAEPLAGADDRALAGPLFAEAADALRIMDPERTERFLSAALRVDDGTDRYASLVLHAERHAALCRLGRLTEADEEYRYIEINCPDPVGRVPSACVQIGSLNSRVRFADALALGSDLLDRIGVPAVRSPEELPALAEAGMLRLVEWAAALPADGDPRPENSDRAHQARARLINALMPNALMAGPIIMTWLQTTAHRLWVTDGPAAWLAGPVAASGFGLISTRGDYHSGYRIARHLLAEAERRGWERSAAELRFILVSWAGHWHERLENVLPVARAAFTGLVRAGVTTQAGLTCSGLAAYLLDIGSLGALDEQVTDALRYARRTGHAQAGLIQGAYRQFVRAMRGETHAPGGFTDDGFDEAAHLATVAANAPAAHTAHALRGLAALIAGDEAAARAATGQAAALVDRNPGFYLVTTTMLLCALTGVDLDRAERWLAGRAADAPGNFSHLASLAEAERARADGDRWAATVAYDRALREVSRRRRPWHYAVIAERAAAFQLAEGNEFAGNGLLRLARDGYAAWGASAKVRALETTHRWLRGRPAEPDRARSTGGLDNSDIDLLGVLDAARTLSSETRVHALHERVDEVLRALTGATDVLLVASGTDAGPRSVVRYVQRTHAAVVSEDAVRDDRFARDEYFAGVSQCALLALPVVVRGEDRAVLILENRGSRNAFTADRLDAVRLVTGQLAVSLENAQLYASLEAKIADRTRELEEANARLEQLAVTDPLTGLTNRRRLDALLAAEWRRAARPRNPLSIAMIDIDHFKGYNDHYGHQGGDRCLVTVATTVAAHVRSTDHVARYGGEEFCIILPETPLADALVVAERVRSAVEALREPHALSPHGIVTVSIGVAAAFPRPNRDVDTLVKTADECLYAAKRAGRNRVSSE from the coding sequence ATGGTCCTGGTCGACGAGGTGCTCTACGAGAGCGAGCGCACCCTCGTGACGCGCCGGCCCACCGGTGGGGTGGTGAGCAAGCGGCTGCGCGGCCCCGGCGCGGAGGAACGGGCGCGGCACGAGCGCGCGATGCTGGAACGCGCGGCCGGCGTGCCCGGCGTGCCGGCGCTGGTCGCGACCGGCGAGGACGACGTGGTGGCGCTGGTCGACCCGGTGGGCGGCCGGACGCTCGGCGCCGCGCTGGCGGACGGCCCGCTGCCGCTCGCGGACGCGCTCCGGCTCGCCACCGGGCTGGCCGGCACGCTGGCCGGGCTGCACCGGCGCGGGCTGCTGCACCGCGACATCACGCCGGCGAACGTGCTGCTCGGCCTGGACGGCACGGCCACCCTGATCGACTTCGGGCTGGCCACCGCGCAGGTGGAGGGCCCGGACACCGGCCGGCTGATCGGCACGCTCGCCTACGTGGCACCGGAGCAGACCGGGCGCACCGGGCGCGGCGTGGACCAGCGCGCCGACCTGTACGGGCTGGGCGCCACGCTGTACGCCGCGCTGACCGGCCGGGCGCCGTTCGGCGACGACGTCGCGCCGGCCTCCGGGGCGGCACCGGGTCCCGACCCGCTGCGGCTGGTGCACGACATCCTGGTCGCGGTGCCGGAGGAACCGGCCGTGCTCAACGAGCGGGTGCCGATCGTGCTCTCCGCGATCGTGATGCGACTGCTGGAGAAGGAGCCGGACCACCGGTACCAGAGCGCGGAAGGGCTGGCGCACGACCTGGACCGGGTGGCGCAGCGCCGGCTGACCGGCTTCACGCTCGGCGAACGCGACTTCCCGGCGCGGCTGGTGGCACCGGCCCGCCCGGCCGGGCGGGCCGCGGAGCTGGCGGCGCTGCGCACGGCCGTCACCACCGGCGTGCCGCTGGTGACGATCGGCGGCCCGCCCGAGATCGGCCGGACCAGCCTGCTGGCCGAGGTCCGCCCGCTGGCGGAGGACGCGGGCGCGCGGTTCGTCAGCGGGCGGTGCGATCCGCGGCGCGCGGACGGCGGCGCGGACGGGCTGCGCGAGGCGTTCCGGGTGCTCGGCGGGCTGCTGTTGACGGAGCCGGAGCCGGTGCTGGCCGCGACGCGGGACCGGCTGCGTGAGGCGCTGGGCGAGAACGCGGCGCTGGTCGCGGACGTGGTGCCGGAGTTCGGCCTGGTCCTGGGCCTGGCGCCGGCGCCGGACCCGACCGGCCCGGCGCCCGCGCCGCCGGATTCCGCGCAGCTGGAGAACCGGCTGGTGCAGACCGCGTCCGCGCTGTTGCGTGCGGTGGCCTCGCCCGCGTATCCCCTGGTGCTCGCGCTGGACGACTTCCATCTGGCGCCGCAGATCGCGGCCCGGTCGGTGGAGACGATCGTGGCCGCGGACCCGGTCCCGGGCGTGACGCTGGTGGTCACGCACCGCGACCCGGCGCCGGTGCTGACCGAGCCCGCCGGTGAGACGGTCCGGCTGCGGCTCGGCGGTCTGCCACCGGACGCGGTCGCGGAGCTGATCGCGGAGGTGCTGCGCGCGCCGGTGGCGGACCCGGCCGGGCTCGCCGCCGCCGTGCACGAGCGCACCGGCGGCCACCCCGCGGAGACGCTGGCGCTGCTCAACGAGCTGCGCACGACCGGGACGCTGCGGATCGGCGCGGACGGCTGGACGTGGGACCCGGACGCGTTGCGCCGGCACCTCGGCGAGGGCGACGCGGGCGAGCGGCTGGCGGCCCGGATCCGCGCGCTGCCGGAGCCCGCGCGCGAGGTGCTGACCGCCACCGTCTGCCTGGGCGGGGACGCCGCGCCGGAGCTGCTCGGCGCCGCCGTCGGGCGGCCGGCCGGCGCGGTGCTGGAGGCGCTGGCGCCCGCGCTCGACGACGGGCTGGCCGCGTTCGCCGGCGACCGCGTGCGGATCACCCACGAGCGGGTGCGGGACGCGCTGCGGCACGGCGCGGTCGCGGCCCGGACCGGCATCGCCCGGCGGCTGGCGGCCGATCCCACGCACCGGCGGATCGCCGCGGAGTTGCTGCTCGAGGCGGAGCCGTTGGCCGGCGCGGACGACCGCGCGCTGGCCGGGCCGCTGTTCGCGGAGGCGGCGGACGCGCTGCGGATCATGGATCCGGAACGCACCGAGCGGTTCCTCTCCGCGGCGCTGCGCGTCGACGACGGCACCGACCGGTACGCGTCGCTGGTGCTGCACGCCGAGCGGCACGCCGCGCTCTGCCGGCTGGGACGGCTGACCGAGGCCGACGAGGAGTACCGGTACATCGAGATCAACTGCCCGGACCCGGTCGGCCGGGTACCCAGCGCGTGCGTGCAGATCGGCTCGCTGAACAGCCGGGTCCGGTTCGCGGACGCGCTGGCCCTGGGCAGCGACCTGCTCGACCGGATCGGCGTGCCGGCCGTGCGGTCGCCGGAGGAACTGCCCGCGCTGGCCGAGGCCGGCATGCTGCGGCTGGTCGAGTGGGCGGCGGCGCTGCCGGCGGACGGCGACCCGCGACCGGAGAATTCGGATCGCGCCCACCAGGCGCGGGCCCGGCTGATCAACGCGCTCATGCCGAACGCGCTGATGGCCGGACCGATCATCATGACGTGGCTGCAGACGACCGCGCACCGGCTGTGGGTGACGGACGGTCCGGCCGCGTGGCTGGCCGGGCCGGTCGCGGCGAGCGGGTTCGGGCTGATCTCCACGCGCGGTGACTACCACAGCGGCTATCGCATCGCCCGGCACCTGCTGGCCGAGGCCGAGCGGCGCGGCTGGGAGCGGTCGGCCGCGGAGCTGCGGTTCATCCTGGTGTCGTGGGCCGGGCACTGGCACGAACGGCTGGAGAACGTGCTGCCGGTCGCGCGCGCCGCGTTCACCGGGCTGGTCCGTGCGGGCGTCACCACCCAGGCCGGGCTCACGTGCAGCGGGCTGGCCGCATACCTGCTCGACATCGGTTCGCTCGGCGCGCTGGACGAGCAGGTCACGGACGCGCTCCGGTACGCGCGGCGCACCGGCCATGCACAGGCCGGGCTGATCCAGGGCGCGTACCGGCAGTTCGTGCGCGCGATGCGCGGCGAGACGCACGCACCTGGCGGCTTCACCGACGACGGGTTCGACGAGGCGGCGCACCTGGCCACGGTCGCCGCGAACGCGCCGGCCGCGCACACCGCCCACGCGCTGCGCGGGCTGGCCGCGCTGATCGCCGGCGACGAGGCGGCGGCGCGGGCCGCGACCGGGCAGGCCGCCGCGCTGGTCGACCGCAATCCCGGCTTCTACCTGGTCACCACGACCATGCTGCTGTGCGCGCTGACCGGCGTCGACCTCGACCGGGCCGAGCGGTGGCTGGCCGGCCGGGCCGCGGACGCACCCGGCAACTTCTCGCACCTGGCGTCGCTGGCCGAGGCGGAGCGCGCCCGCGCGGACGGCGACCGGTGGGCCGCCACGGTCGCCTACGACCGCGCGCTGCGCGAGGTCAGCCGGCGGCGGCGCCCCTGGCACTACGCGGTCATCGCGGAGCGGGCGGCCGCGTTCCAGCTCGCCGAGGGCAACGAGTTCGCCGGCAACGGGCTGCTGCGGCTGGCCCGGGACGGGTACGCGGCGTGGGGCGCGAGCGCGAAGGTCCGGGCGCTGGAGACCACGCACCGGTGGCTGCGCGGCCGGCCGGCCGAGCCGGACCGGGCGCGCAGCACCGGCGGACTGGACAACTCCGACATCGACCTGCTCGGCGTGCTGGACGCGGCGCGCACGCTCAGCTCGGAGACCCGCGTGCACGCGCTGCACGAACGCGTCGACGAGGTGCTGCGCGCGCTGACCGGCGCGACCGACGTGCTGCTGGTGGCCTCCGGCACGGACGCCGGCCCGCGGTCGGTGGTCCGCTACGTGCAGCGCACCCACGCCGCCGTGGTGAGCGAGGACGCGGTGCGCGACGACCGGTTCGCGCGCGACGAGTATTTCGCGGGCGTGTCCCAGTGCGCGCTGCTCGCGCTGCCGGTGGTGGTGCGCGGCGAGGACCGCGCGGTGCTGATCCTGGAGAACCGGGGCAGCCGCAACGCGTTCACCGCGGACCGGCTGGACGCGGTGCGCCTGGTCACCGGCCAGCTCGCGGTGTCGCTGGAGAACGCGCAGCTCTACGCGTCGCTGGAGGCGAAGATCGCGGACCGGACGCGCGAGCTGGAGGAGGCGAACGCGCGGCTGGAGCAGCTCGCCGTCACCGACCCGCTGACCGGGCTGACGAACCGCCGCCGGCTGGACGCGCTGCTGGCGGCCGAGTGGCGGCGGGCGGCCCGGCCCCGGAACCCACTGTCGATCGCGATGATCGACATCGACCACTTCAAGGGGTACAACGACCACTACGGCCATCAGGGCGGCGACCGCTGCCTGGTCACGGTGGCCACCACCGTGGCCGCGCACGTGCGTTCCACCGACCACGTGGCCCGCTACGGCGGCGAGGAGTTCTGCATCATCCTGCCGGAGACACCGCTCGCGGACGCACTGGTCGTGGCGGAACGGGTGCGGTCCGCGGTCGAGGCGCTGCGCGAGCCGCATGCACTCTCCCCGCACGGCATCGTCACGGTCAGCATCGGCGTCGCGGCCGCGTTCCCCCGCCCGAACCGGGACGTCGACACGCTGGTGAAGACGGCGGACGAATGTCTCTACGCCGCCAAACGAGCCGGCCGGAACCGGGTCTCCAGCGAGTGA